A genomic window from Salvia hispanica cultivar TCC Black 2014 chromosome 5, UniMelb_Shisp_WGS_1.0, whole genome shotgun sequence includes:
- the LOC125191319 gene encoding amino acid transporter AVT6E codes for MDSNYSKLDVKDENFLLKTQAFRLISPDHENGYSNRSNTDGVDDEDDLDFDDLPLIFGENKSGSGIYGAVFNLTTSIIGAGIMALPATMKVLGLFVGVILICFMAILSEISVELLVRFAVQCKAATYGEVVEAALGRTARTLSEICIIVNNAGVLVVYLIIIGDVMSGSLHHMGVFDQWWGNGFWDHRKIVILIVLVLFLAPLCTLDRIDSLSTTSAASVALAVVFVVVVFIVALIKLVEGKIEPPRMMPDFGSKKAILDLLVVIPIMSNAYVCHFNIQPIYNELEGRSPSKMYRVGRITAAICVAVYASTAIAGYLLFGKDTESDVLTNFDKDLGIRFSTALNYFVRIGYILHLVLVFPVIHFSLRQTVDTLIFEGLNPLSESRKRCLVLTFVLLGLIYLGSTMIPNIWTAFKFTGATTAVSLAFTFPPLIALRLSKVGSGLSFSERLLSWFMLTLAVIVSIVGVVGNIYSLKGDSE; via the coding sequence GATTTCACCCGATCATGAAAATGGGTATTCGAATCGTTCTAATACAGATGGCGTGGACGATGAAGATGACcttgattttgatgatttgCCCCTTATTTTTGGTGAAAATAAATCTGGGTCTGGGATTTATGGTGCTGTCTTTAATCTCACCACCTCTATCATTGGAGCTGGCATCATGGCCTTGCCTGCGACAATGAAAGTTTTGGGGCTTTTTGTTGGTGTAATCTTGATATGTTTCATGGCTATTTTGTCTGAAATAAGTGTGGAGTTGCTAGTGAGGTTTGCTGTCCAATGTAAGGCAGCTACATATGGTGAGGTTGTTGAGGCTGCATTGGGTAGGACTGCTAGAACCTTATCCGAAATCTGCATAATTGTGAACAATGCTGGTGTTTTGGTTGTGTATTTGATCATCATTGGGGATGTGATGTCGGGATCCCTTCATCACATGGGAGTTTTTGACCAGTGGTGGGGTAATGGTTTTTGGGATCATAGGAAGATAGTGATTCTAATAGTTCTAGTGCTGTTTCTTGCACCGTTGTGTACCTTGGATAGGATTGATTCCTTGAGCACAACTTCAGCAGCTTCTGTAGCGCTCGCAGTTGTGTTCGTCGTTGTTGTGTTCATTGTGGCTCTTATCAAGCTTGTTGAGGGGAAAATAGAACCTCCTAGGATGATGCCTGATTTTGGATCCAAGAAGGCGATTCTTGATCTGCTTGTTGTGATTCCTATCATGTCAAATGCTTATGTGTGCCACTTTAATATCCAACCAATTTATAACGAGCTTGAAGGGCGCTCACCAAGCAAAATGTACCGTGTGGGAAGGATCACGGCTGCAATTTGTGTTGCTGTGTATGCTTCTACTGCTATAGCTGGCTATTTACTCTTTGGGAAGGATACTGAATCTGATGTGCTCACTAACTTTGATAAGGATCTTGGCATCCGGTTCAGCACAGCTTTGAACTACTTTGTTCGTATAGGATACATTCTGCATTTGGTTCTCGTGTTCCCAGTGATTCATTTTTCCTTGAGGCAAACAGTGGACACGCTAATTTTTGAAGGATTGAATCCTCTCTCGGAGAGCAGGAAGCGGTGTCTGGTCTTAACCTTTGTGCTCTTAGGGCTTATATATTTAGGCTCGACTATGATCCCTAATATTTGGACAGCGTTTAAGTTTACAGGAGCAACAACAGCGGTCTCATTAGCTTTCACCTTTCCACCTCTCATTGCATTGAGGTTGAGCAAAGTAGGGAGCGGGCTGAGCTTTTCCGAGAGGTTATTGTCTTGGTTCATGTTAACATTGGCTGTCATAGTTAGTATCGTTGGAGTGGTTGGCAATATATATAGCCTCAAGGGTGATTCTGAATAA